A window of Rhizobium acidisoli contains these coding sequences:
- the hlyD gene encoding secretion protein HlyD translates to MKRLVPITFLLLVAAGAAAWWYGLPEKLGWLPEARREFVLYGNVDIRQVSLGFRVSGRLSELGVDEGDVVKSGTVLAKLDAAPYEFAVRSGEANASALRATLDKLKAGPRPTEIAQARAAYDESLADLENANLAYDRARQLRPQGTISEATLDQATAARAMAAARSESANEALKLLQEGSRIEDIAAADAQVKAAEATLASARTSLADTELRAPNDGVILSRVRENGAIVSPADTVFVLSLTEPVWVRSYVAEPDLGRIHPGMKVSVASDTAPDKPYEGTIGFISPVAEFTPKSVETPELRTGLVYRLRIVIDKPGTDLRQGMPVTVRLPHSQADGR, encoded by the coding sequence ATGAAACGCCTCGTCCCCATCACCTTCCTTCTCCTCGTTGCGGCAGGCGCCGCCGCCTGGTGGTACGGCCTGCCTGAAAAGCTCGGCTGGCTGCCCGAGGCCCGCCGCGAATTCGTCCTTTACGGCAATGTCGACATCCGCCAGGTCTCGCTCGGCTTCCGCGTCAGCGGCCGTCTCTCCGAACTCGGCGTCGACGAAGGCGATGTCGTCAAGAGCGGAACGGTTCTGGCAAAGCTCGATGCCGCGCCCTATGAATTCGCCGTCCGCTCAGGCGAAGCCAATGCCTCGGCCCTTCGGGCAACGCTCGACAAGCTGAAGGCGGGCCCCCGCCCGACCGAGATCGCCCAGGCGCGCGCCGCCTATGACGAAAGCCTCGCCGATCTCGAAAATGCCAACCTCGCCTATGACCGAGCCCGCCAGCTTCGTCCGCAGGGCACAATTTCCGAAGCGACGCTCGACCAGGCGACCGCCGCAAGGGCGATGGCCGCTGCCCGCTCCGAGTCCGCCAACGAGGCGCTGAAGCTGCTGCAGGAGGGTTCGCGCATCGAGGATATCGCCGCCGCCGATGCGCAGGTGAAGGCAGCCGAGGCAACGCTCGCCTCGGCCCGCACCTCGCTTGCCGATACCGAGCTGCGCGCACCGAACGACGGCGTCATCCTCTCGCGTGTGCGGGAGAACGGCGCAATCGTCTCGCCGGCCGATACCGTCTTCGTGCTCTCCCTGACCGAGCCCGTCTGGGTGCGCAGCTATGTCGCCGAGCCCGATCTCGGCCGCATCCACCCCGGCATGAAGGTCTCCGTCGCCTCCGATACGGCACCCGACAAGCCCTATGAAGGCACGATCGGTTTCATCTCGCCGGTCGCCGAATTCACCCCGAAATCGGTGGAGACGCCGGAACTGAGGACCGGTCTCGTCTATCGCCTGAGGATCGTCATCGACAAACCAGGCACGGATCTGCGCCAGGGCATGCCGGTTACCGTGCGCCTTCCCCATTCTCAGGCAGACGGACGATGA
- a CDS encoding endonuclease/exonuclease/phosphatase family protein, with the protein MREIIYWILCAFLTVAIAIVSLRYVTNFWLLSFLYSFQVHFGVLFVAASLVILAVRRQIYGFVLLFVSLLLIAHGVIMLREFSQDGRGTDRPPLFRLMSFNIAIDNWKNSTAITDMVIASNADVVNLLEAKPLTFHLQQLFKAYPYHIGCDTGKDTCDTLVLSKRPFVNQQVVSMGSLRKNRLVISSVDFGGETVSLVSAHLSKPYFDDFQMAELEDLAKALGSIDGPVVLSGDFNSSSIAPSIQAFLRKQGLKTIAPEPATWPIAAGSLGIAIDHIFARAPLYLTSLKRLDDNLGSNHSGLIAEFVLDRDGETAPAK; encoded by the coding sequence ATGAGAGAGATAATTTATTGGATTCTCTGCGCGTTTCTGACCGTTGCCATCGCGATCGTGTCCTTGCGCTATGTCACGAACTTCTGGCTGCTGTCCTTTCTCTACAGCTTTCAGGTTCACTTCGGCGTCCTCTTTGTGGCCGCCAGCCTTGTCATTCTGGCTGTCAGGCGACAGATTTACGGCTTCGTCCTTCTGTTTGTCTCGCTTCTTCTCATCGCTCACGGCGTCATCATGCTGCGGGAGTTTTCGCAGGACGGCAGAGGCACGGACAGGCCGCCGCTTTTTCGTCTGATGTCGTTCAACATCGCGATCGACAACTGGAAAAACTCGACTGCCATCACCGACATGGTGATCGCGTCGAATGCCGACGTCGTCAATTTGCTTGAAGCCAAGCCGCTGACGTTCCATCTGCAGCAATTGTTCAAGGCCTATCCCTATCATATCGGTTGCGACACCGGGAAAGATACGTGCGATACGCTGGTGCTGTCCAAACGGCCGTTCGTCAACCAGCAGGTCGTTAGCATGGGCAGTTTGCGGAAAAACAGGCTGGTTATATCGAGCGTCGACTTCGGCGGCGAAACCGTCAGTCTGGTGTCGGCGCATCTGAGCAAACCATATTTCGACGATTTCCAGATGGCTGAATTGGAAGATCTCGCCAAAGCGCTTGGCTCGATCGACGGCCCTGTGGTGCTGTCAGGCGATTTCAACTCTTCATCGATCGCCCCGAGTATCCAGGCTTTCCTGCGCAAACAGGGACTGAAGACGATCGCGCCCGAACCGGCGACATGGCCGATTGCTGCCGGCTCATTGGGGATCGCCATCGATCACATATTTGCGCGCGCGCCGCTTTATCTGACATCGCTGAAACGTCTCGATGACAATCTTGGCTCGAACCATTCCGGCCTGATCGCCGAATTCGTTCTCGACAGAGACGGTGAAACTGCACCGGCAAAATAA
- a CDS encoding alpha/beta hydrolase yields MTEAGYVHRLHAGAPDRPILLVLHGTGGDENQFFDFGRRLLPEATVLSPRGDVSEHGAARFFRRTGEGVYDMADLSRATEKMAAYVKALADKHQASQILGLGFSNGANILANVLIEKGIFDAAVLMHPLIPFQPEAQATLAGRKVLVTAGQRDPIAPVPMTEALSEHLKDRGADVRTVWHPGGHEIAPLEINAVRDFFSGY; encoded by the coding sequence ATGACCGAAGCTGGATATGTGCACCGGCTGCATGCCGGTGCACCTGATAGACCCATTCTGCTGGTGCTGCATGGCACCGGTGGCGACGAGAACCAGTTCTTCGATTTCGGCCGGCGCCTGCTGCCCGAAGCGACTGTCCTCTCGCCGCGCGGCGACGTTTCCGAACATGGTGCGGCGCGGTTCTTCCGTCGCACCGGGGAGGGGGTCTACGACATGGCCGACCTCTCACGGGCGACGGAGAAGATGGCCGCCTATGTCAAGGCATTGGCTGACAAGCATCAGGCTTCCCAAATTCTCGGTCTGGGTTTTTCGAATGGCGCAAACATTCTTGCCAATGTGTTGATCGAGAAGGGCATCTTCGATGCCGCCGTTCTGATGCACCCGCTCATTCCGTTTCAGCCCGAAGCCCAGGCAACTCTTGCGGGGAGAAAGGTGCTGGTGACGGCCGGGCAGCGCGATCCAATCGCTCCCGTCCCGATGACCGAGGCGCTGTCTGAGCATCTGAAGGATCGCGGCGCTGATGTCAGAACGGTCTGGCATCCCGGCGGCCATGAGATTGCGCCGCTCGAGATCAATGCAGTTCGCGATTTCTTCAGTGGCTATTGA
- a CDS encoding VOC family protein: MLDQIKGLHHVTSMAEDARTNNQFFTNALGLRRVKKTVNFDAPDVYHLYYGDETGAPGTVMTYFPFPKMAQGRPGTGEVGTTVLSVPQGSLGFWSDRFSALNIGGLKAEESFGEKRLNFSGPDGDGFALVEVKDDARQPWTHGGISEDHAIRGFHSVAMRLRDEGATTELLRFMGYEVAEERDGVKRLIKPDGNGAHLIDLETMPNIARALPGAGSVHHVAFAVENREKQLEVRKALMDTGYQVTPVIDRDYFWAIYFRTPGGVLFEVATNEPGFNRDEDTAHLGEALKLPQQHAHLRALLEQHLQPLEA; the protein is encoded by the coding sequence ATGCTCGATCAGATCAAGGGTCTGCACCACGTCACGTCGATGGCGGAGGACGCCCGGACCAACAATCAGTTCTTCACCAATGCGCTTGGCCTGCGCCGCGTCAAGAAGACGGTGAACTTCGACGCGCCTGATGTCTATCACCTCTATTATGGTGACGAGACCGGTGCGCCCGGCACTGTCATGACCTATTTCCCGTTCCCGAAGATGGCACAGGGCCGTCCCGGCACCGGGGAGGTCGGCACGACGGTGTTGTCCGTTCCGCAAGGCTCGCTCGGCTTCTGGAGCGATCGTTTCAGCGCGTTGAATATCGGCGGGCTGAAGGCCGAGGAAAGTTTCGGCGAGAAGCGCCTGAATTTTTCCGGTCCCGACGGTGACGGCTTTGCGCTCGTTGAGGTCAAGGACGATGCCCGCCAGCCCTGGACACACGGCGGCATCAGCGAAGACCACGCCATCCGCGGCTTCCATTCCGTGGCGATGCGGCTGAGGGATGAAGGCGCCACCACCGAACTCCTGAGGTTCATGGGCTACGAGGTCGCCGAGGAACGGGATGGCGTCAAGCGGCTGATCAAGCCTGACGGCAACGGCGCGCATCTCATCGATCTCGAGACCATGCCGAACATCGCCCGCGCGCTTCCAGGCGCCGGCTCCGTTCACCACGTCGCCTTCGCCGTCGAAAACCGCGAAAAGCAGCTCGAAGTGCGCAAGGCGCTGATGGATACCGGCTATCAGGTGACGCCGGTGATCGACCGCGATTATTTCTGGGCGATCTATTTCCGCACGCCGGGCGGCGTGCTGTTCGAGGTCGCGACCAATGAGCCGGGCTTCAACCGCGACGAGGACACGGCCCATCTCGGTGAAGCCCTGAAGCTGCCCCAGCAGCACGCTCATCTTCGCGCGTTGCTCGAGCAGCACCTGCAGCCGCTCGAAGCGTAA
- a CDS encoding mannose-1-phosphate guanylyltransferase/mannose-6-phosphate isomerase — MTQKIVPVIMAGGKGTRLWPLSRATAPKQFIQFVGNKTLFQETLERVSNPELYEAPIIVTNEEFRFLVAEQARTLGVPLAAVLLEPVARNTAAAVAAAATLAAELFGKNTIIQMLASDHEILADKSYFDCIRIARNAAADGKLVTFGISPTEPATGYGYIEIGDALENGAHKVNRFVEKPALEKAEQMLADGGFYWNSGIFMFPVEELIAELQEYAPDVLKAASKAVSKASRDLDFTRLDADHFAKSPDISIDYAIMEKTSKAAVVPSPFKWSDMGSWDAVWKSGVRDDNGNVAAANTTVVNTRNSLVMTHGVHLAVQGMEDVAVIASEDAVYVGPLKDSQNVGQLVKMLASSSATAKFTETHPTSYRPWGGYTSIFNGDRFQVKRIFVTPGKKLSLQKHHHRSEHWVVVKGTAEVTVGETVRMLRENESVYIPLGEVHRLANPGKILLELIEVQTGSYLGEDDIIRIVDEFGRT; from the coding sequence ATGACGCAGAAAATCGTTCCCGTGATCATGGCCGGCGGCAAAGGCACGCGGCTCTGGCCGCTTTCCCGTGCCACCGCACCGAAGCAGTTCATCCAGTTCGTCGGCAACAAGACGCTGTTTCAGGAGACGCTCGAACGCGTTTCCAACCCGGAGCTCTATGAAGCCCCGATCATCGTCACCAATGAGGAATTTCGCTTCCTCGTCGCCGAGCAGGCCCGCACGCTGGGCGTCCCGCTCGCCGCGGTGCTGCTTGAGCCGGTCGCCCGCAACACTGCCGCCGCGGTGGCCGCCGCCGCTACCCTTGCCGCCGAGCTTTTCGGCAAGAACACCATCATCCAGATGCTCGCCTCGGATCACGAAATCCTCGCCGACAAGAGCTATTTCGATTGCATCCGCATCGCCCGGAATGCTGCGGCCGACGGCAAGCTCGTTACCTTCGGCATCAGCCCAACCGAGCCAGCAACCGGCTACGGCTATATCGAAATCGGCGATGCGCTTGAAAACGGCGCCCACAAGGTCAACCGTTTTGTGGAAAAACCGGCATTGGAAAAGGCCGAGCAGATGCTTGCCGACGGCGGCTTCTATTGGAACTCCGGCATCTTCATGTTCCCGGTGGAGGAACTCATCGCCGAGCTGCAGGAATATGCGCCCGATGTGCTGAAGGCGGCGAGCAAGGCCGTTTCCAAGGCAAGCCGCGACCTCGACTTTACCCGCCTCGACGCCGACCATTTCGCCAAGAGCCCCGATATCTCAATCGACTATGCGATCATGGAAAAGACCTCCAAGGCCGCTGTCGTCCCCTCGCCGTTCAAATGGTCGGACATGGGAAGCTGGGATGCCGTTTGGAAATCAGGCGTGCGTGACGACAACGGCAATGTCGCCGCCGCAAACACCACCGTCGTCAATACGCGCAATTCGCTGGTCATGACCCACGGCGTGCATCTTGCCGTCCAGGGCATGGAGGATGTGGCCGTCATCGCCAGCGAGGACGCCGTCTATGTCGGACCGCTCAAGGACAGCCAGAATGTCGGGCAATTGGTCAAGATGCTGGCCTCCTCTTCCGCGACGGCGAAATTCACCGAAACCCATCCGACATCCTATCGTCCCTGGGGCGGCTATACCTCGATCTTCAACGGCGATCGCTTCCAGGTGAAGCGTATCTTCGTGACACCGGGCAAGAAGCTCTCGCTGCAAAAACATCACCATCGCTCCGAACACTGGGTCGTCGTCAAGGGAACGGCCGAGGTGACGGTCGGCGAGACGGTACGGATGCTGCGCGAAAACGAGAGCGTCTATATTCCGCTCGGCGAAGTCCATCGTCTCGCCAACCCCGGCAAGATCCTCCTCGAACTGATCGAGGTGCAGACGGGCTCCTATCTCGGCGAGGACGACATCATCCGCATCGTCGATGAGTTCGGAAGAACGTGA
- a CDS encoding phosphomannomutase: MKFGTSGLRGLSVDLKGRASALYATAFGRYLLQTGKAQLGDAILIGRDFRDSSPDISGNCAGALAALGFRVLDCGNVPTPALALYGLESNAACLMVTGSHIPADRNGIKFYRPDGEIDKSDEAHITASAAEIERTGETVAEAPAETEDHEAICRQLFFQRNADLLPQGALSGLKIGVYQHSTVARDMLVNVLAHYGAEIIALGRSESFIPVDTEAVSDETITLMKRWASEYKFDAIVSTDGDGDRPLVADETGMPLRGDLLGLVAANFLGAGTVVTPVTSNSGIEAAGAFAVRRTRVGSPFVIAGMEEAVAAGQDHVMGFEANGGLLTATPFDINGRSVSALPTRDCFLPMLAILSLAAIRRQPLSAVAASYHLPFAAADRLENFPLETSAALMEHLRASSENLAAFLQPIGEVAAKSDIDGLRVTLKDGSIIHFRPSGNAPEMRCYVEAGSETAALDLLKTGLTRITDWANAR; the protein is encoded by the coding sequence ATGAAATTCGGCACGAGCGGCCTTCGCGGACTTTCAGTGGATCTCAAGGGACGCGCCTCTGCGCTTTATGCGACGGCGTTCGGCAGATATCTGCTGCAGACCGGCAAGGCGCAGCTCGGCGACGCCATTCTGATCGGCCGCGATTTTCGCGATTCGAGCCCCGATATTTCGGGAAATTGTGCCGGCGCACTCGCCGCACTCGGCTTCCGGGTATTGGACTGCGGCAATGTCCCGACACCCGCCCTTGCCCTCTATGGCCTCGAGAGCAACGCTGCATGCCTGATGGTGACGGGCTCGCATATTCCGGCAGACCGCAACGGCATCAAGTTCTATCGCCCGGACGGCGAGATCGACAAATCGGACGAGGCTCATATCACCGCATCGGCGGCCGAGATCGAGCGAACCGGCGAGACCGTTGCAGAGGCCCCGGCTGAGACCGAAGATCATGAGGCGATCTGCCGTCAGCTGTTTTTCCAACGCAACGCCGACCTGCTGCCGCAAGGCGCACTATCCGGCTTGAAGATCGGCGTCTACCAGCACAGCACCGTCGCCCGCGATATGCTGGTTAACGTTCTCGCCCATTATGGCGCCGAGATCATTGCTCTTGGACGTTCGGAGAGTTTCATTCCCGTCGACACCGAAGCCGTTTCCGACGAGACGATCACGCTGATGAAACGCTGGGCGTCCGAGTACAAATTCGATGCGATCGTCTCGACCGATGGCGACGGCGACCGTCCGCTGGTCGCAGACGAAACCGGCATGCCGCTGCGCGGCGACCTTCTCGGCCTTGTCGCAGCCAATTTTCTCGGCGCCGGCACGGTCGTGACACCGGTGACCTCCAATTCCGGCATCGAGGCCGCGGGCGCTTTCGCTGTCAGGCGCACCCGCGTCGGCTCACCCTTCGTCATCGCAGGCATGGAAGAGGCCGTGGCCGCCGGTCAAGATCATGTCATGGGCTTCGAAGCCAATGGCGGGCTGCTGACCGCAACCCCGTTCGATATCAACGGCAGGTCCGTCAGCGCCTTGCCGACGCGCGATTGTTTTCTCCCGATGCTTGCGATCCTGTCGCTCGCCGCCATTCGCAGGCAGCCGCTTTCGGCCGTTGCCGCCTCCTATCATCTGCCCTTTGCCGCCGCCGATCGCCTGGAGAATTTTCCGTTGGAGACGAGTGCGGCGCTGATGGAGCATCTGCGCGCCTCCAGTGAAAACCTTGCCGCTTTCCTGCAGCCGATCGGCGAGGTGGCGGCGAAATCCGACATCGACGGACTTCGCGTAACGCTGAAAGACGGCAGCATCATTCATTTCCGCCCCTCCGGCAATGCGCCCGAAATGCGCTGCTACGTCGAAGCCGGGAGCGAAACCGCCGCCCTGGATCTGCTGAAGACAGGGCTCACCCGAATAACGGACTGGGCAAACGCCCGCTAA
- a CDS encoding NAD-dependent epimerase/dehydratase family protein, which yields MRYFITGTAGFIGFHLARRLLQEGHEVTGFDGLTPYYNVKLKEMRHAALSQFPAFKPVIAMLEEREALEAAVVAAKPDILIHLAAQAGVRYSLENPEAYLRSNVEGSWNIMEIARRVEIRHLMLASTSSIYGANATVPFHETDRADEPLTIYAATKKSMELMAHSYAHLHKIPTTAFRFFTVYGPWGRPDMALFKFTKNMLEGQPIEIYGEGNMSRDFTYIDDLIEGIVRLSAIAPGEDNRLDNVAVETLSRQAPFRVVNIGGGQPVSLMDFVETVEKALGRPAIRKMLAMQKGDVPRTFAAPDLLVALTGYKPDTTLDVGVKAFVDWYLDVRGELDA from the coding sequence ATGCGCTACTTCATTACCGGGACGGCCGGCTTTATCGGTTTTCATCTGGCTAGGCGCCTGCTGCAGGAAGGCCACGAGGTCACCGGCTTCGACGGCCTCACTCCCTATTACAACGTCAAGCTCAAGGAGATGCGCCATGCAGCACTCTCCCAGTTCCCGGCCTTCAAACCGGTCATCGCTATGCTCGAGGAGCGCGAAGCGCTTGAGGCGGCGGTTGTCGCGGCCAAGCCGGACATATTGATCCACCTCGCCGCCCAGGCCGGCGTGCGATACAGCCTGGAAAATCCCGAGGCCTATCTTCGATCGAATGTCGAAGGCTCGTGGAACATCATGGAAATCGCCCGGCGCGTCGAAATCCGTCACCTGATGCTGGCCTCGACGTCATCGATCTACGGCGCCAATGCGACCGTTCCCTTTCACGAGACCGATCGCGCCGACGAGCCGCTGACCATCTATGCCGCAACGAAGAAATCGATGGAGCTGATGGCGCATAGTTATGCCCATCTACATAAGATCCCGACGACGGCCTTTCGCTTCTTCACCGTTTACGGCCCTTGGGGCCGGCCCGACATGGCGCTGTTCAAATTCACCAAGAACATGCTTGAGGGACAGCCGATCGAGATCTACGGCGAAGGCAATATGAGCCGTGACTTCACCTATATCGACGATCTCATTGAGGGGATCGTCAGGCTGTCGGCGATCGCCCCTGGTGAGGATAACCGCCTGGACAACGTGGCTGTCGAAACGCTTTCGCGCCAGGCGCCCTTTCGGGTCGTCAATATTGGCGGCGGCCAGCCGGTCAGCCTGATGGATTTCGTCGAAACGGTGGAAAAGGCGCTTGGCCGTCCGGCCATCCGCAAGATGCTGGCGATGCAGAAGGGCGACGTCCCGCGCACCTTCGCAGCACCCGATCTGCTCGTTGCGCTGACGGGTTACAAGCCGGATACGACTTTGGATGTCGGCGTCAAGGCCTTCGTCGACTGGTATCTCGACGTCCGCGGCGAACTCGACGCCTAA
- a CDS encoding ATP-binding cassette domain-containing protein: MTAAETAPRTERDDRPLVRIDGVTKRFGDAPAALDAVSGIIGGGAITGLVGPDGAGKTTLIRLMTGLMLPDTGTVEVLGFDTRKNAAGIQAAIGYMPQRFGLYEDLSVQENLDLYADLRGLPKSERADAFDELLTFTDLKRFTGRLAGKLSGGMKQKLGLACALLKKPRLLLLDEPGVGVDPISRRDLWKMVENLTREGIGVLWSTAYLDEAEACDHVLLLNQGKLLFSGKPAEMTERVNDRVFRVSDVAGRRRQVLAELLQADGVIDGVIQGEAIRLVAAKDKKPDIGKAGDGASLSPAPPRFEDAFVDMLGGGPGGRSRLAEAQEPLKAEGDRPVIEAKGLTKRFGDFTAADDISFDIRRGEIFGLLGPNGAGKSTTFKMLCGLLKPTGGEGRVAGFDLRRDAAEARNQLGYMAQKFSLYGDLTVMQNLEFFAGVYGLRGQRKRERIALMTGIFDFGRHAHEPAKDLPLGLKQRLALACAVMHEPRALFLDEPTSGVDPITRREFWTHINALVEKGVTVLVTTHFMDEAEYCDRISLIYRGRSIALGSPDELKARVATKEQPDPTMEDAFIALVQQSEAEDAA; the protein is encoded by the coding sequence ATGACCGCCGCCGAAACCGCCCCCCGGACAGAGCGGGACGACAGGCCGCTCGTCCGCATCGACGGCGTCACCAAACGTTTCGGCGATGCGCCCGCAGCCCTCGACGCCGTCTCGGGCATCATCGGCGGCGGTGCCATCACCGGCCTCGTCGGCCCTGACGGCGCCGGCAAGACAACGCTGATCCGCCTGATGACCGGCCTGATGCTGCCGGATACGGGGACAGTGGAGGTCCTCGGCTTCGACACCAGGAAGAACGCCGCCGGCATCCAGGCGGCAATCGGCTACATGCCGCAGCGTTTCGGCCTCTATGAGGACCTCTCGGTCCAGGAAAATCTCGATCTCTATGCCGATCTGCGCGGCCTGCCGAAAAGCGAACGCGCGGACGCCTTCGACGAGCTGCTGACCTTCACCGACCTCAAGCGTTTCACCGGCAGGCTCGCCGGCAAACTCTCCGGCGGTATGAAGCAGAAGCTCGGCCTTGCCTGCGCGCTTCTGAAGAAGCCGCGCCTGCTGCTGCTCGATGAACCCGGCGTCGGCGTCGACCCGATCTCGCGCCGCGACCTCTGGAAGATGGTCGAGAACCTGACCAGGGAAGGCATCGGCGTGCTCTGGTCGACCGCTTATCTCGACGAGGCGGAAGCCTGCGACCATGTGCTGCTGCTGAACCAGGGAAAGCTGCTCTTCTCCGGAAAACCGGCGGAGATGACCGAGCGCGTCAACGACCGGGTCTTCAGGGTGTCCGATGTCGCCGGGCGCCGCCGGCAGGTGCTTGCCGAACTCCTGCAGGCCGACGGCGTCATCGACGGCGTGATCCAGGGCGAGGCGATCCGCCTGGTGGCGGCTAAGGACAAAAAGCCCGATATCGGTAAGGCCGGCGACGGCGCATCGCTTAGCCCCGCCCCGCCCCGCTTCGAGGATGCCTTTGTCGATATGCTGGGCGGCGGCCCCGGCGGCCGCTCCAGGCTTGCCGAGGCTCAGGAGCCGCTGAAGGCTGAGGGCGACCGGCCGGTGATCGAGGCCAAGGGCTTGACCAAGCGTTTCGGCGATTTCACCGCCGCCGACGACATCAGCTTCGATATCCGCCGCGGTGAGATCTTCGGCCTGCTCGGCCCGAACGGCGCCGGCAAATCCACGACGTTCAAGATGCTTTGCGGCCTGTTGAAACCGACCGGCGGCGAAGGCCGCGTCGCCGGTTTCGACCTTCGCCGCGATGCCGCCGAAGCCCGCAACCAGCTCGGCTACATGGCGCAGAAATTCTCGCTCTACGGCGATCTCACCGTCATGCAGAATCTCGAATTCTTCGCCGGCGTCTATGGCCTGCGTGGGCAGCGCAAGCGCGAACGCATCGCGCTGATGACCGGCATTTTCGATTTCGGCCGCCACGCCCATGAGCCCGCCAAGGACCTGCCGCTTGGCCTCAAGCAGCGCCTGGCGCTTGCCTGCGCCGTCATGCACGAACCGCGCGCCCTCTTCCTCGACGAACCGACATCGGGCGTCGATCCGATCACCCGGCGCGAGTTCTGGACGCATATCAATGCGCTGGTGGAAAAAGGCGTCACCGTGCTCGTCACCACGCATTTCATGGACGAGGCGGAATATTGCGACCGCATCTCGCTGATCTATCGAGGCCGCTCGATCGCGCTCGGCTCGCCGGATGAATTGAAGGCCCGGGTGGCAACGAAAGAGCAGCCGGACCCGACGATGGAGGATGCCTTCATCGCCCTGGTGCAGCAATCGGAAGCGGAGGATGCTGCATGA
- a CDS encoding CerR family C-terminal domain-containing protein, translated as MNQEHDTQTPPASARAEAARQKMLAAALDVFGRYGFDGASTRQLTEAAGVNLQAIPYYFGSKEGLYIATAEYLMARIDTHVGDMRARIGTRLMALDAAGETLGETHARLFLTEILQTMVTLFVGKESESWARFLIREQMEPTEAFARVYQGIMLPMIEMGRRLIGAILREDPASEHVRLRTFNLIGSILVFRVTHAAVLAQMEWDAVGPEQVETLRGLAAELVDMLGPSKGGAA; from the coding sequence ATGAACCAGGAACACGACACCCAAACTCCACCAGCATCCGCCCGCGCCGAGGCCGCGCGGCAGAAGATGTTGGCCGCCGCCCTCGACGTCTTCGGCCGCTACGGTTTTGACGGCGCCTCGACACGGCAGCTGACCGAAGCCGCCGGCGTCAATCTGCAGGCGATCCCCTATTATTTCGGCAGCAAGGAAGGCCTCTATATCGCCACCGCCGAGTATCTGATGGCCCGCATCGATACGCATGTCGGCGACATGAGAGCCCGCATCGGCACGCGTCTCATGGCGCTCGACGCCGCCGGTGAAACACTCGGCGAAACGCACGCCCGCCTGTTCCTCACAGAAATTCTCCAGACGATGGTGACGCTTTTCGTCGGCAAGGAATCCGAATCCTGGGCACGCTTCCTGATCCGCGAGCAGATGGAGCCGACCGAAGCCTTCGCACGGGTTTATCAGGGCATCATGCTGCCGATGATCGAGATGGGTCGGCGGCTGATCGGCGCCATCCTGCGGGAAGATCCCGCCTCGGAACACGTGCGCCTGCGCACCTTCAACCTTATCGGCAGCATCCTTGTGTTTCGCGTCACCCACGCGGCCGTGCTTGCTCAGATGGAATGGGACGCCGTCGGCCCGGAACAGGTGGAAACCTTGCGCGGCCTCGCCGCCGAACTGGTCGATATGCTCGGCCCCTCGAAGGGAGGCGCGGCATGA
- the ung gene encoding uracil-DNA glycosylase: protein MSDTSVSLEESWKAALAGEFSSPYMQQLKSFLVAQKQGGKRIFPRGSEYFRALDLTPISSVKVVILGQDPYHGLGQAHGLCFSVRPGVRIPPSLVNIYKEMQTDLGIAPARHGFLEHWARQGVLLLNSVLTVEEGQAAAHQGKGWERFTDAVIRKVNDECESVVFLLWGSYAQRKAAFVDTTRHLVLRAPHPSPLSAHNGFFGCGHFSKANDFLQSRGRSPIDWQLPTDPQDIEV, encoded by the coding sequence ATGAGCGATACATCAGTCAGTCTCGAAGAGAGCTGGAAAGCCGCCTTGGCGGGGGAGTTCTCAAGCCCCTATATGCAGCAGCTCAAGTCCTTTCTTGTCGCGCAGAAGCAGGGCGGTAAGCGCATTTTCCCCCGGGGCAGTGAATATTTCCGCGCCCTCGACCTGACACCGATCTCCAGCGTCAAGGTCGTCATTCTCGGGCAGGACCCCTATCACGGGCTGGGGCAGGCCCATGGGCTGTGTTTCAGCGTGCGGCCGGGCGTGCGCATCCCGCCCTCGCTCGTCAATATCTATAAGGAGATGCAGACCGATCTTGGCATAGCGCCGGCGCGTCACGGTTTTCTCGAACATTGGGCAAGGCAGGGCGTGCTGCTGCTGAACAGCGTGCTGACTGTCGAGGAAGGGCAGGCGGCGGCCCATCAGGGCAAGGGGTGGGAGCGTTTCACCGACGCCGTCATCCGCAAAGTCAACGACGAGTGCGAATCCGTCGTCTTCCTGCTCTGGGGCTCCTATGCCCAGCGCAAGGCCGCCTTTGTCGATACGACGCGGCATCTGGTGCTCAGGGCGCCGCATCCCTCGCCGCTTTCGGCCCATAACGGATTTTTCGGCTGCGGGCATTTCTCGAAGGCGAACGATTTCCTGCAGTCGCGCGGGCGGTCCCCGATCGATTGGCAGTTGCCGACCGATCCCCAAGATATCGAGGTGTGA